One genomic region from Triplophysa dalaica isolate WHDGS20190420 chromosome 23, ASM1584641v1, whole genome shotgun sequence encodes:
- the LOC130413224 gene encoding rho GTPase-activating protein 21 isoform X1: MATCRAASTHHDEKTNPAVSPVCKAKQKDGNERSETSALSPTAEEELFSWPGPKTLHLCRTSHGFGFTLRHFIVYPPESAVQSSFKDEDNSSRGRQRNRLEPMDTIFVKQVKEGGPAHGAGLCTGDRIVKVNGESIIGKTYSQVIALIQNSDTSLELCVMAKDEDILQLFSRDITALAYSNDAYLKGNEAFSGNAQNIPEPPLICYPRIEPNTSTQVSDPLRNAEVSCGTEHRAIHCSKADLGYRVDMSTPPPTSQDQKNQSVVRVFNESMMTTMVSAESPDRTSHVTWASPSHRTEENRYVASKDTKVTISQTGAAQSQHELKTTADPSGLSSTPHTHVDNTPATCHRQTTTADAVPSATSPTPYTPSPPPATPSPCSPHQNIDWRNYTTYKEYIDNKRLYMYGCRTIQERLDSLRATSPDYNRQKSASTTTTPSRGFSGAQLRRRSASHDRCYQGSSLRPLRSASQERIGGAERNWPRSASQDSLPSAPTGVPKPRAYSCDYLGKHNDSVLSVLDRQMGCRTETEERLLMSTGDDARASRQSSSLRMVPQHHRGVFGPDRRGGSYPGLPVTSLSNRGTNSFLNSRAESLGNTAFVNKPSLQPAKNYASDPSTAAASYIASALASIQGHIRDSSNSVTDQRTPPTSNHLPHNAKQSVPRVRADSLREPFREEARGGRSSSCSAVSKPHRTNQGGVKPSNCTGPQHPKPKVTQPHEKEGVEGPDATVVVVRREKSGSQPIRPYSYILAVNETDGGAKTTADSNACRLQNDARREMHMRKLSDQCKASFCSNIDNSLDSIPFIDEPSSSSHDHDNAHVIASAVISSTPVITTIPPSPTSPCPIIRRQLSHDQDSLRLTFLESDSGAKTERSRSFDEGLDNYREEERGRSGKHTHGFKGLRKVVDKSSEDSSSSSRRDSTSDVFSDATKEGLLHFRQLNSDKSKRVASGMRPWKHIYAVLRGHCLYLYKDKKDGQNSLTEDEPLAISIKACLIDISYSDTKRKNVLRLTTSDFEYLFQAEDREEMLSWIRVIQENSNLDDENATVTSTDLINRKIKEYNTLMSPTSSKAEASPKASRQSLSFRQTLLGGKGESKATSPHSPNKDYDRKAVHKDETSPPKDKVTWRKGIPGLMRKPFEKKASPGVTFGVRLDDCPPAHTNRFVPLIVEVCCKLVEERGLEYTGIYRVPGNNAAISIMQEELNNKGMGDIDVQDDKWRDLNVISSLLKSFFRKLPEPLFTNEKYADFIDGNRIEDPVERLKVLKRLLHELPDHHYETLKFLSAHLKTIAENSEKNRMEPRNLAIVFGPTLVRTSEDNMTHMVTHMPDQYKIVETLIQHYDWFFTEEGDMEPTTTVQEESAVESQPVPNIDHLLTNIGRTGTTTGEVSDSPTSDSARSKQGSWGSGKYHCSREFLQPQVSSIFAAANHKRKKHKAKLQASSSEDDLDTIFTMKESSSEKQKHQNLEKVTGGSGISLDRKSPGQKKNGIGAASTTKNKDHRNSFFMKTSPRLSCSPGFIRQSSCPPKSAFTDQFDETTSDLGTMSSGASVSRTRPRKWGTATSVASELLQVPGGASLTAEVSSITSDYSTTSSNTFLTGMESSTFSPEIQSVTESRGGDEADDERSELVSEGRPMETDSESDFPLFCHGTSTLGKPTTVDDVNATVRLDGHGLSCQKLLESDRSLRRRSLRQKTDSDSSVETGNQGVKNESNRFSRVLRVMKRGRSTGSLSASGRSESDRVEPAWHLKITERLLLRLRGSADDMFGVKSRSTDTRNKKKSIRRRHTLGGQRDFAELDVIHDWREQGGVDQGAELSAVERLNPDCNSQDFSIRNWIAREQCRVESEGQFASDKVEMVENQEGSTQSLTTSASSCVHSSSERVNGGASKGKSKNNLSLGADAHPQKLSGAQVVRSRFYQYL; the protein is encoded by the exons gcCAAGCAGAAGGATGGGAATGAGCGCAGCGAGACCTCAGCTCTGTCACCGACCGCTGAAGAGGAGCTCTTCTCATGGCCGGGCCCTAAAACACTGCACCTATGCCGCACCTCACACGGGTTTGGTTTTACTCTCCGGCACTTTATCGTGTACCCGCCGGAGTCTGCCGTTCAGTCCTCTTTTAAG GATGAAGACAACAGCAGCAGAG GGAGACAGCGGAACAGACTGGAGCCAATGGACACCATCTTTGTGAAGCAGGTGAAAGAAGGAGGCCCCGCCCACGGAGCTGGACTCTGCACAG GGGACCGTATTGTAAAAGTCAACGGAGAGAGCATCATCGGAAAGACATATTCCCAAGTAATCGCCTTGATCCAAAACAG TGATACATCTCTGGAGCTCTGTGTGATGGCAAAAGATGAAGACATTTTACAGCTG TTCTCCCGGGACATCACAGCTCTG GCCTATTCTAATGATGCGTACCTCAAAGGAAACGAAGCATTTAGTGGAAATGCTCAGAACATTCCTGAGCCTCCCTTGATATGTTACCCACGGATAGAGCCCAACACCTCAACGCAGGTGTCAGATCCTTTGCGCAATGCAGAGGTTTCATGTGGAACAGAACACAGAGCGATTCATTGCTCCAAGGCCGACTTAGGATACCGTGTGGATATGTCCACCCCACCCCCGACCTCTCAGGACCAGAAGAACCAATCTGTTGTGCGTGTATTTAATGAGAGTATGATGACAACGATGGTGTCCGCCGAATCCCCAGATCGGACTTCACACGTGACCTGGGCTTCTCCCAGCCACAGGACAGAAGAGAACCGGTACGTTGCttcaaaagacacaaaagtgaCCATATCTCAAACTGGAGCAGCACAATCTCAACATGAACTTAAGACAACTGCAGATCCCAGTGGGTTGTCCAGCACTCCACACACGCACGTGGATAATACCCCTGCAACCTGCCACAGACAGACTACAACAGCAGATGCCGTCCCGTCAGCCACTTCTCCCACCCCATACACACCATCCCCTCCGCCAGCCACCCCCTCGCCCTGTTCCCCCCACCAAAATATTGACTGGAGGAACTACACGACTTACAAGGAGTACATTGACAACAAGCGGCTCTACATGTACGGTTGCCGAACCATTCAGGAGCGGCTAGACAGTCTGCGAGCCACGTCTCCGGACTACAACAGGCAGAAAAGTGCATCTACAACAACCACCCCCTCACGAGGCTTCTCTGGAGCACAGCTGAGACGAAGGAGCGCCTCGCATGATCGTTGTTATCAGGGATCCAGCTTGCGGCCTTTGCGCAGCGCCTCTCAAGAGAGGATTGGGGGTGCAGAGCGGAACTGGCCTCGCAGTGCTTCCCAGGATTCCCTGCCTTCCGCACCCACAGGAGTGCCTAAACCAAGGGCGTATTCTTGTGACTATTTGGGCAAACATAATGACAGTGTGTTGTCCGTTTTGGACAGGCAGATGGGCTGCAGAACAGAGACAGAGGAACGGTTACTCATGAGTACAGGGGATGATGCAAGAGCCAGCCGACAGTCTTCATCTTTACGCATGGTTCCTCAACACCATAGAGGGGTGTTCGGTCCGGATAGGCGAGGGGGGAGCTACCCAGGGTTGCCAGTCACCTCTCTTTCCAACAGAGGTACAAATTCATTCCTCAACTCCAGAGCTGAAAGCCTGGGTAACACTGCTTTTGTCAACAAACCGTCACTGCAACCGGCCAAAAATTACGCTTCGGACCCTTCCACTGCTGCCGCTTCATACATAGCCTCTGCCCTGGCCTCAATACAAGGACATATCCGTGACAGCTCCAACTCCGTCACAGACCAAAGAACACCTCCCACTTCCAACCACCTGCCACACAATGCAAAGCAGTCAGTGCCCAGAGTTCGGGCCGACAGCCTTCGGGAGCCGTTCAGAGAGGAAGCCCGTGGAGGACGCTCTTCCTCCTGCTCGGCCGTCTCCAAACCACACAGAACAAATCAGGGTGGAGTCAAGCCCAGTAATTGTACAGGTCCTCAGCACCCCAAGCCCAAAGTTACACAACCCCATGAGAAGGAGGGTGTCGAGGGTCCAGACGCAACCGTAGTAGTGGTTCGTAGGGAGAAGTCTGGATCTCAACCCATCCGCCCCTATTCTTACATTCTGGCCGTTAATGAAACTGATGGAGGGGCGAAAACGACTGCCGACTCCAACGCATGCCGTTTGCAAAATGATGCCCGGCGTGAAATGCACATGAGGAAACTAAGTGACCAGTGCAAAGCCTCCTTTTGCAGCAACATCGACAACTCATTGGACTCCATCCCCTTTATAG ATGAGCCATCGAGTTCCAGTCATGACCACGACAACGCACACGTTATTGCATCCGCCGTGATTTCCAGCACGCCTGTCATCACCACTATCCCACCCAGTCCGACCTCCCCGTGTCCCATAATACGCCGCCAGCTTTCCCACGACCAGG ATTCTTTACGACTCACGTTTCTGGAATCAGACTCGGGGGCTAAAACCGAGCGCTCCAGATCCTTTGATGAGGGCCTGGATAACTATAGAGAAGAGGAGAGAGG GAGGTCCGGTAAACACACCCATGGATTCAAAGGCCTTAGAAAG GTTGTTGATAAGTCATCTGAGGACTCGAGCTCTAGCTCCAGAAGAGACTCCACCTCAGATGTTTTCAGTGATGCCACAAAAGAAGGTCTGCTTCATTTCCGCCAGCTCAACTCAGATAAGAGCAAG CGTGTTGCCAGTGGCATGCGACCATGGAAGCATATCTACGCTGTGCTGCGTGGTCACTGTCTCTATCTGTATAAAGACAAGAAGGACGGCCAAAACTCTCTGACAGAAGACGAGCCTCTTGCGATCAGCATCAAAGCCTGTCTGATTGACATCTCGTACAGCGATACAAAGCGCAAGAACGTCCTGCGGCTGACCACGTCGGACTTTGAATACCTGTTTCAGGCAGAGGACCGTGAGGAGATGCTGTCCTGGATACGAGTCATTCAGGAAAACAGCAACTTGGATGATGAG AATGCAACGGTTACCAGCACAGACCTGATCAACCGGAAAATAAAAGAGTACAACACTCTAATGAG CCCAACCAGCAGTAAGGCAGAAGCGTCTCCAAAGGCCTCCAGGCAGTCTCTGAGCTTCAGACAGACGCTGTTGGGTGGTAAGGGGGAGAGTAAAGCCACCAGCCCTCACTCACCAAACAAAGACTATGACAGAAAAGCAGTGCATAAAG ATGAAACAAGTCCACCCAAGGATAAGGTCACGTGGAGGAAGGGCATCCCTGGACTGATGAGGAAGCCCTTTGAAAAGAAAGCGTCTCCTGGAGTCACGTTTGGAGTGAGACTAGATGACTGTCCTCCAGCTCACACTAACAGA tttgTTCCTCTGATAGTGGAAGTGTGCTGTAAGCTGGTAGAGGAACGCGGACTGGAATACACGGGCATTTACAGAGTACCAGGCAATAACGCCGCCATCTCCATCATGCAGGAGGAGCTGAATAACAAGGGCATGGGAGACATTGATGTTCAGGATGAT AAATGGAGGGACTTAAATGTGATCAGCAGTTTACTCAAATCCTTCTTCAGGAAGCTTCCTGAACCTCTCTTCACCAACG AGAAGTATGCAGACTTTATTGATGGCAACAGAATAGAGGATCCTGTAGAGAGACTGAAAGTGCTGAAGAGACTG CTTCACGAGCTGCCTGATCATCATTATGAAACACTGAAGTTTCTCTCTGCACATCTTAAAACCATAGCTGAAAATTCAGAAAAGAACAGG ATGGAGCCACGGAATCTGGCCATTGTGTTCGGCCCAACACTGGTGAGGACATCAGAGGATAACATGACTCACATGGTAACACACATGCCTGACCAATACAAGATTGTCGAGACCCTCATTCAGCAT TATGACTGGTTCTTCACTGAGGAGGGCGACATGGAGCCAACG ACGACGGTTCAGGAGGAGAGTGCTGTGGAGTCTCAACCCGTCCCAAACATCGACCACCTGCTGACTAACATTGGCCGGACTGGAACCACTACAGGGGAAGTGTCAG ATTCACCAACCAGTGACTCTGCCAGATCTAAG CAGGGTTCCTGGGGCTCAGGGAAGTATCATTGCAGCCGCGAGTTCCTTCAGCCGCAAGTATCCTCCATCTTTGCTGCAGCCAACCACAAACGAAAAAAGCACAAGGCCAAGCTGCAGGCCAGCAGCTCTGAGGACGACCTCGATACCATCTTCACAATGAAAGAAAGCTCGAGTGAAAAGCAGAAACACCAAAACCTTGAGAAAGTTACAGGAGGGTCCGGCATCAGCCTGGACCGAAAATCACCTGGACAAAAGAAGAACGGCATCGGTGCTGCATCCACCACAAAGAACAAAGACCACAGGAACTCTTTCTTCATGAAGACCTCGCCCAGGCTCTCATGTTCACCCGGATTCATCCGCCAGAGCTCTTGCCCTCCCAAATCGGCTTTCACGGATCAGTTCGATGAGACCACCTCAGACTTGGGCACCATGAGTTCTGGAGCTTCGGTTTCCAGAACCAGACCTCGGAAATGGGGCACAGCGACGTCAGTGGCTTCCGAGCTGTTACAGGTTCCTGGTGGGGCATCCCTGACTGCAGAGGTGAGCTCTATTACCTCAGACTACTCTACCACTTCATCCAACACATTTCTGACGGGGATGGAGTCCAGCACGTTTAGCCCGGAGATTCAGTCTGTGACAGAGAGCCGGGGAGGGGATGAAGCAGATGATGAGCGCAGTGAGCTTGTTAGCGAAGGACGGCCGATGGAGACGGACAGCGAGAGTGATTTCCCCTTGTTCTGTCATGGCACCTCTACTCTTGGCAAACCAACCACGGTGGACGATGTCAACGCCACAGTCAGGCTGGACGGGCACGGGTTATCCTGCCAAAAGCTGCTAGAAAGTGACAGGTCGTTGAGGAGGCGGTCTCTCCGACAGAAGACGGACAGCGATTCGTCAGTTGAAACAGGGAATCAAGGGGTCAAAAATGAATCAAACCGATTCTCTCGAGTTCTGAGAGTCATGAAGAGAGGCCGGTCAACTGGTAGCCTCAGTGCGTCAGGCCGCAGCGAATCTGACCGCGTTGAGCCAGCTTGGCATCTTAAAATCACAGAGAGACTCTTGCTGCGTCTTCGCGGCTCTGCTGATGACATGTTCGGCGTGAAGTCCCGCTCAACAGACACACGCAACAAGAAAAAGAGCATCAGACGGCGGCATACTTTGGGCGGTCAGCGGGATTTTGCGGAACTTGATGTCATTCATGACTGGAGGGAACAGGGCGGGGTGGATCAAGGTGCCGAACTGTCTGCTGTGGAGCGCCTAAATCCCGATTGCAACTCTCAGGACTTCTCTATCCGGAACTGGATTGCGCGCGAGCAGTGCCGAGTGGAATCAGAGGGTCAGTTTGCGTCGGACAAGGTGGAAATGGTAGAGAATCAAGAAGGAAGTACGCAATCGCTGACTACTTCTGCCTCTTCATGTGTCCACTCCAGCTCAGAGCGAGTGAACGGAGGTGCATCAAAAGGCAAATCCAAAAACAACCTGAGTCTAGGAGCTGATGCTCATCCACAGAAACTTTCAGGAGCCCAGGTGGTGCGCTCACGGTTTTACCAATATCTTTGA